One genomic window of Polyangiaceae bacterium includes the following:
- a CDS encoding ABC transporter permease: MASLGNVALIAGRELKSYRRSPLGAIVVSGMLLMSGILFYIFGLSADRLLSAEVLRQFFYNASGPLMIACPLLSMRLVAEERQTGTLTLLNTSPVTDGQIVLGKFLSALCVISLATVLTAYMPALIFVNGKVSVGHILVGYLGLLLLGSAAMSIGLFASTLARSQVVAVVITALILGPMVTLWLLAKVTEPPLNSFLGALSLHHDNFKPFMDGVLKLDAVAYYLAVTTFFLLAATKVLEARRWR; the protein is encoded by the coding sequence ATGGCTTCCCTTGGAAACGTCGCGTTGATCGCAGGGCGGGAACTCAAGTCTTACCGTCGCTCACCGCTAGGAGCGATCGTCGTCAGCGGGATGCTCCTGATGAGCGGCATCCTGTTCTACATCTTCGGTCTCAGCGCCGACAGACTCCTCAGCGCTGAGGTGCTCAGGCAGTTCTTCTACAACGCTAGCGGGCCGCTGATGATCGCGTGCCCGCTGCTCTCGATGCGCCTGGTAGCGGAGGAACGGCAAACCGGTACTCTCACGCTCCTCAACACCTCACCGGTGACCGACGGGCAAATCGTGCTCGGTAAGTTCCTGTCAGCGCTCTGCGTCATCAGCCTCGCGACGGTACTCACGGCGTACATGCCCGCGCTGATCTTCGTGAACGGCAAGGTCAGCGTTGGTCACATCCTGGTGGGCTACCTTGGCCTGCTGCTCTTGGGGAGCGCCGCGATGAGCATCGGGCTTTTCGCCTCTACGCTCGCACGCTCCCAGGTGGTTGCGGTGGTGATCACCGCGCTGATCCTCGGGCCGATGGTGACGCTCTGGCTGCTCGCAAAAGTGACTGAGCCACCGCTCAATTCCTTCCTTGGAGCACTCTCCCTGCACCACGACAACTTCAAGCCGTTCATGGACGGCGTGCTCAAGCTGGATGCCGTTGCTTACTACCTCGCGGTAACAACGTTCTTCTTGTTGGCCGCCACCAAGGTACTGGAAGCGAGGCGTTGGCGATGA
- a CDS encoding Gldg family protein produces MSDVKQSKSLAPWLLPAYLVGLLLLLLGERVLAGAESGRWLITGPALLLIGFGTLGRFVPAFQERGETQGIARILQILSVVALAGVAAYFVSTDAGLSAFGLDTGPAKDRERTVEVLRVVWAALLLLGTLPLIFAEAALWPTRRAARSERRRVLAAATAGLSLAAAAVYCSLFVFAAGTSDWKLDFSYFRTSRPSDSTKKIVESLTEPVRVVAFFPDVNEARSEVKGYLDELGRVNPKLQVEIQDRLMAPGLARELRVTQDGVIVLVKDSVNESLRIGTEMSGAKKKLKTLDADFQEKLLKVVRKRRVAYLTVGHGEINDQPLAGDAAQDRSASILKRQLEAQNYLVKTLGLAQGLGSEIPEDATLVMVLGPTEPFAPEELKTLKGYAARGGKLFIALDPDAVSTTPTLAADSDVAVAPSAKPAPGTKPAPSTKPAPSAKPAPSTKPAPSAKPAPSAKPAPSAGPSEATEVATPTEPSEALGQLNALAEVVGLDLEPGILVNDAPAKHLRLRFNASDNGLLPTNKFSSHASVSTLSRNSARAAIVVNGAGSLVKSPQGTTQVDFAIRSLSGTFADLNRNYQFDPGELRKVYNFAAAVSSSASKAPTKPEPKADPKGKPLKDELLPSEMRAFVISDADAVSDFVMAKSPTNQLMFVDVVRWLGGEESFAGEISSEEDHPIEHTKKGDTIWFYATILGVPMLVLGLGLLLSRRRQVPARSAEESSSPPNPRGKSADEEDEKSDPDPADETSDPSDEDDEPDSEPGSDSDAEDSDADAEDQDEEEER; encoded by the coding sequence ATGAGCGACGTCAAGCAATCGAAGAGCCTGGCACCGTGGCTGCTTCCCGCTTACCTGGTTGGCCTGTTGCTTTTACTGCTCGGCGAGCGAGTACTGGCAGGCGCTGAGAGTGGGCGGTGGCTGATCACTGGTCCAGCGCTGCTCCTGATCGGTTTCGGAACGCTGGGGCGCTTCGTTCCCGCGTTTCAGGAGCGCGGAGAGACCCAAGGCATCGCGCGCATCCTGCAGATCTTGAGCGTGGTGGCCCTCGCCGGCGTCGCGGCGTACTTCGTCAGCACGGATGCCGGCTTGAGCGCCTTCGGGCTCGACACCGGGCCCGCCAAGGACCGCGAACGCACCGTCGAAGTGCTGCGCGTCGTCTGGGCCGCGCTGCTCTTGCTCGGAACGCTGCCGCTGATCTTCGCGGAAGCGGCGCTCTGGCCGACTCGGCGGGCGGCCCGCAGCGAGCGCCGGCGAGTGTTGGCTGCGGCCACCGCGGGCCTCTCGCTGGCTGCGGCCGCGGTGTACTGCAGCCTGTTCGTGTTTGCCGCGGGGACGTCGGATTGGAAGCTGGATTTCTCCTATTTCCGTACGTCGCGACCGAGCGATTCGACGAAGAAGATCGTGGAGAGCCTGACGGAGCCCGTGCGCGTCGTCGCGTTCTTCCCTGACGTCAACGAGGCCCGCAGCGAGGTCAAGGGTTACCTCGACGAGCTAGGCCGCGTGAATCCAAAACTCCAGGTGGAAATCCAGGATCGCTTGATGGCGCCCGGTCTCGCTCGCGAGCTTCGGGTGACTCAAGACGGCGTGATCGTTTTGGTCAAAGACAGCGTCAACGAGAGCCTGCGCATCGGCACCGAAATGAGTGGCGCCAAGAAGAAGCTGAAGACTCTGGATGCGGACTTCCAGGAGAAGCTGCTCAAAGTCGTGCGCAAGCGCCGCGTGGCTTATCTCACGGTCGGCCACGGGGAAATCAACGATCAGCCGCTGGCGGGCGATGCCGCCCAGGATCGCTCCGCGTCGATCTTGAAGCGCCAGCTCGAGGCGCAGAACTACCTAGTGAAAACCCTCGGCCTCGCTCAGGGGCTAGGCAGCGAGATCCCCGAGGATGCGACGTTGGTGATGGTGCTCGGCCCGACGGAGCCCTTCGCACCCGAGGAGCTCAAGACCTTGAAAGGGTATGCGGCTCGGGGCGGCAAGCTGTTCATTGCGCTCGATCCTGACGCAGTTTCCACCACGCCGACCCTAGCCGCCGACAGCGATGTGGCCGTTGCGCCTAGCGCCAAGCCTGCGCCTGGCACCAAGCCTGCGCCTAGCACCAAGCCTGCGCCCAGCGCCAAGCCTGCGCCTAGCACCAAGCCTGCGCCCAGCGCCAAGCCTGCGCCCAGCGCCAAGCCTGCGCCCAGCGCGGGGCCGTCAGAGGCAACCGAGGTCGCGACCCCCACGGAGCCGTCTGAGGCGCTCGGTCAGCTGAACGCGCTCGCCGAGGTGGTCGGGCTCGATCTCGAACCAGGCATCTTGGTGAACGACGCACCCGCAAAGCACCTGCGCCTGCGCTTCAACGCGTCGGACAACGGGCTCTTGCCGACGAACAAGTTCTCGTCCCATGCGTCGGTGTCCACCTTGAGCCGCAACTCCGCGCGCGCCGCGATCGTGGTCAACGGCGCGGGCAGCCTCGTCAAGTCTCCGCAAGGCACGACTCAGGTCGATTTTGCCATCCGCTCGCTCTCGGGGACCTTCGCCGACCTGAATCGCAACTACCAGTTCGACCCGGGCGAGTTGAGAAAGGTGTACAACTTCGCCGCCGCGGTCTCCAGCAGCGCGAGCAAAGCTCCGACCAAGCCGGAGCCCAAAGCGGATCCCAAGGGCAAGCCTCTCAAGGACGAGCTGTTACCGAGCGAGATGCGCGCCTTCGTGATCTCCGACGCGGACGCAGTGAGCGATTTCGTGATGGCGAAATCGCCTACGAATCAGCTGATGTTCGTCGACGTGGTGCGCTGGCTGGGCGGAGAAGAGAGCTTCGCTGGGGAGATATCGAGCGAAGAGGATCACCCGATAGAACACACCAAGAAGGGTGACACCATCTGGTTCTACGCGACGATCCTCGGGGTGCCGATGCTGGTGCTTGGCCTTGGGCTCTTGCTAAGCCGTCGTCGGCAGGTGCCAGCTCGGTCTGCTGAAGAGAGCTCCTCACCCCCAAATCCGCGGGGTAAATCGGCAGACGAGGAGGATGAGAAGTCCGACCCGGACCCAGCCGACGAAACGTCTGATCCGAGTGATGAGGACGACGAGCCAGACTCAGAACCTGGCTCCGACTCCGACGCAGAAGACTCCGACGCAGACGCCGAAGATCAGGACGAGGAGGAAGAGCGATGA
- a CDS encoding DUF4340 domain-containing protein translates to MKTNRSLFLHGGLLLLASALAYSGYTKSAPPAGTQRLEVQVWSGTPDQLSKIELEMQGRKVTLEGKQDKEGRYYVGELTREKRKPPTPVKADAGAEKPPEPKPESETVRFIAASSMEKLAEQLAPLGAYRSLGKIAEGQAADFGFDKPEGTLRVTVGGKTHALELGGTTPGGADRYVRDKDSGVAYAILGSITRDLENADSRLTERNLNGFEPAQVTRVRISVGNQTRELVPMGGNESAWADAESPKQEDETATNWMVKLGRLRPNRYVAEKPDPSATPVFAVEYFEGKKRIGELVLVSAKGEGEDSDGKTEYLVRTNHTRWYASVIRTTAEQLDQDLGSVVR, encoded by the coding sequence ATGAAGACCAATCGGAGCTTGTTCCTTCACGGCGGCCTGCTGCTCCTCGCTAGTGCGCTGGCTTACTCTGGCTACACCAAGAGCGCGCCGCCTGCTGGGACTCAGCGTCTCGAGGTGCAGGTGTGGAGCGGCACGCCAGACCAGCTGAGCAAGATCGAACTCGAGATGCAGGGGCGAAAGGTCACCCTCGAGGGCAAGCAGGACAAGGAAGGGCGCTACTACGTGGGGGAGCTGACGCGGGAGAAGCGCAAGCCGCCCACCCCGGTGAAGGCGGACGCTGGCGCAGAGAAGCCCCCCGAGCCGAAGCCCGAGTCGGAGACGGTGCGCTTCATCGCGGCCAGCAGCATGGAAAAGCTCGCCGAACAGCTCGCCCCGCTTGGTGCCTATCGATCCCTGGGGAAAATCGCCGAGGGCCAGGCAGCAGACTTCGGCTTCGACAAGCCGGAGGGCACGCTGCGGGTGACGGTTGGGGGCAAGACGCATGCGCTGGAGCTCGGTGGCACCACGCCGGGAGGCGCGGATCGCTACGTTCGGGACAAAGACAGCGGCGTCGCCTACGCGATCCTCGGCAGCATCACCCGCGACCTGGAGAACGCGGACTCGCGCCTGACCGAACGCAACCTGAACGGCTTCGAGCCCGCGCAGGTGACGCGGGTGCGCATTAGCGTTGGAAATCAGACGCGTGAGCTGGTGCCCATGGGCGGCAACGAGAGTGCTTGGGCCGACGCAGAGTCACCCAAGCAAGAGGACGAAACCGCGACGAACTGGATGGTGAAGCTCGGCCGCCTGCGCCCCAATCGCTACGTGGCAGAAAAGCCTGATCCGAGCGCCACGCCGGTGTTCGCTGTCGAGTATTTCGAAGGCAAGAAGCGCATCGGCGAGCTGGTGCTCGTCAGCGCGAAGGGTGAGGGCGAAGACTCCGACGGCAAGACGGAGTACCTCGTGCGGACGAACCACACCCGCTGGTACGCCAGTGTGATCCGCACCACCGCCGAACAGCTCGATCAAGATCTCGGGTCCGTCGTGCGCTAA
- a CDS encoding dienelactone hydrolase family protein — protein sequence MGESIEFKRPDGQSCPGYVTGAAGAPGVVLIQEWWGLNDQMKGLADRMADAGFRALVPDLYRGKIAKDGDEANHMMGELNFLDAAEQDIQGAVSFLGEAGTKVGVAGFCMGGALTLLSAVRVNGMTAGACFYGIPPAAVADPKTIKIPVQCHFANIDDWCTPDAVNGLEADFKAGGVNYELFRYDAQHAFMNEKRPEVYDAACAKQAWDRAVDFFKRTLA from the coding sequence ATGGGTGAGTCGATTGAGTTCAAGCGCCCCGATGGGCAGAGTTGTCCCGGATATGTCACCGGAGCCGCCGGTGCCCCAGGGGTGGTGCTGATTCAGGAGTGGTGGGGCCTCAACGATCAGATGAAAGGGCTTGCGGATCGCATGGCAGATGCGGGTTTCCGCGCGCTCGTTCCCGATCTGTACCGCGGGAAGATCGCCAAGGATGGGGACGAGGCGAACCACATGATGGGAGAGTTGAACTTCCTCGATGCCGCAGAGCAGGACATCCAGGGCGCGGTTTCTTTCCTCGGGGAAGCTGGCACCAAGGTGGGGGTCGCTGGGTTCTGCATGGGCGGCGCGCTTACACTGCTCAGCGCGGTGCGGGTGAACGGCATGACGGCGGGCGCGTGCTTTTACGGGATCCCACCGGCTGCAGTGGCTGACCCCAAGACGATCAAGATCCCGGTGCAGTGCCACTTCGCCAACATCGACGACTGGTGTACCCCCGACGCAGTGAACGGCTTGGAGGCCGACTTCAAGGCGGGTGGAGTGAACTACGAGCTATTCCGCTACGATGCGCAGCACGCATTCATGAACGAGAAGCGTCCGGAGGTTTACGACGCGGCTTGTGCGAAGCAAGCGTGGGACCGCGCCGTGGACTTCTTCAAGCGCACCCTCGCCTGA
- a CDS encoding ferritin-like domain-containing protein codes for MSELSKPSATDRVRNEWLRRVEAEYRSAAITQHLTLWLIQIGASPDLISDGLRIVEDELAHAELSHEVYVDGGGAEPPHIVRESLALPRCPGDPLELDVLRAGVDIFCLGETVAVPLFKELRDKCTVPSAKKTLDRVLKDEVRHRDFGWTLLAWLMDSPREPEYRRLIEHELPRMFGRIRRLYSPTLAQKDREMADQERAWGLMPSARYGEILQRALERDYIPRFKEHGLDAQAAWDASQAPS; via the coding sequence ATGAGCGAACTCAGCAAGCCCAGTGCAACCGACCGCGTACGCAACGAGTGGTTGCGTCGCGTCGAAGCGGAGTACCGGTCCGCTGCCATCACCCAACACCTGACGTTGTGGTTGATACAAATCGGCGCTTCTCCAGACTTGATCAGCGATGGGCTTCGCATCGTGGAGGATGAGCTGGCCCACGCCGAGCTGAGCCATGAGGTGTACGTCGACGGCGGCGGCGCCGAGCCTCCCCACATTGTGCGGGAGTCACTGGCGCTGCCGCGCTGCCCCGGAGACCCTCTCGAACTCGATGTGCTCCGCGCAGGGGTTGATATCTTCTGCCTCGGGGAAACGGTCGCGGTCCCACTGTTCAAGGAGCTCCGCGACAAGTGCACCGTCCCGAGCGCTAAAAAGACCCTCGATCGCGTGCTGAAGGATGAGGTCCGGCATCGGGATTTCGGTTGGACCCTGCTCGCCTGGCTGATGGATTCGCCGCGGGAACCCGAGTATCGGCGCCTCATCGAACACGAGCTGCCGCGCATGTTCGGCCGCATTCGCCGCCTCTATTCGCCGACGCTGGCGCAAAAGGATCGCGAGATGGCGGATCAAGAGCGCGCCTGGGGGTTGATGCCCAGCGCGCGCTACGGGGAGATCCTCCAACGCGCCCTTGAGCGGGACTACATCCCCCGCTTCAAGGAGCACGGGCTGGATGCTCAAGCGGCTTGGGACGCTTCGCAGGCGCCGAGCTGA
- the queG gene encoding tRNA epoxyqueuosine(34) reductase QueG produces MARERPAYFAIDLSLGGEKSLARLRPHVATIPSELPAGARVHHPQNAAKPLAPQAIVAALVARAPELGLSQLAVTSAEPLEQADANWQRWLKAGHHGEMDYLGDGERADPRALMPTAKSVICVAMPYATNASLIPAERLLSGAGSDTPRGQVAAYAQGRDYHPLLWNRLLALGDFLADLAARPILARPCVDTAPLLERAIAARAGLGFVGKNGLVIAPGGSSLLLLGELLVDFDLPVGAPIKDRCGECTKCLDACPTAAFVGPYILDATRCISYLTIELQDAIPRELRAPIGTRVFGCDVCQTVCPFNGSSARARAGCAPELASTRDGLSLIELLELGASRYRSVVRRTALRRVSRVQLARNAAVALGNLGDRQHKGALFRAAAQHSSPMVREHAAWALGRLGAESELRTLSASGQPEAVRVEACRSLAELLDRAADAT; encoded by the coding sequence GTGGCAAGAGAGCGCCCCGCTTACTTTGCGATTGATCTGTCGCTGGGCGGAGAGAAGAGCCTTGCTAGGCTGCGCCCCCACGTGGCCACCATCCCCTCGGAACTGCCTGCCGGCGCGCGCGTCCATCACCCGCAGAACGCTGCCAAGCCGCTCGCGCCCCAGGCGATCGTGGCCGCTCTGGTGGCCCGGGCGCCCGAGCTCGGGCTGTCTCAGCTCGCCGTCACCTCGGCGGAGCCTCTAGAGCAAGCGGATGCCAACTGGCAGAGGTGGCTCAAAGCCGGCCACCACGGGGAGATGGACTACCTTGGTGACGGCGAACGCGCGGATCCTCGCGCGTTAATGCCCACCGCCAAGAGCGTGATCTGCGTGGCGATGCCTTACGCGACGAACGCCTCGCTGATCCCCGCCGAGCGCCTCTTGTCGGGCGCGGGTTCGGATACCCCGAGAGGTCAAGTGGCTGCCTACGCCCAGGGCCGGGACTACCATCCCTTGCTTTGGAACCGACTGCTCGCTTTGGGTGATTTCCTCGCGGATCTTGCGGCTCGGCCCATCCTGGCGCGACCCTGCGTGGACACGGCGCCGCTGCTCGAACGCGCCATCGCGGCTCGCGCCGGGCTCGGTTTCGTGGGCAAGAATGGCTTGGTCATCGCCCCGGGGGGGAGCAGCTTGCTGCTCTTGGGAGAGCTCTTGGTCGACTTCGACCTGCCAGTGGGCGCGCCGATAAAGGACCGTTGCGGGGAGTGCACGAAGTGTCTCGACGCTTGCCCCACGGCAGCGTTCGTCGGCCCCTACATCCTCGACGCCACGCGCTGTATCTCCTACCTGACGATTGAGCTGCAAGACGCCATCCCTCGGGAGCTGCGAGCGCCCATTGGGACCCGAGTCTTCGGTTGTGACGTCTGCCAGACGGTGTGTCCCTTCAACGGCTCGAGCGCTCGCGCCCGTGCCGGCTGCGCCCCGGAGCTCGCGTCCACGCGGGACGGCTTGTCCCTGATAGAGCTATTGGAACTGGGAGCGTCTCGCTACCGCAGCGTGGTCCGACGCACCGCTTTGCGCCGCGTGAGTCGGGTTCAGCTCGCGCGAAATGCGGCCGTTGCGTTGGGTAACCTCGGGGACAGGCAACATAAGGGCGCGCTGTTTCGCGCCGCCGCGCAACACTCCAGCCCGATGGTGCGGGAACACGCCGCCTGGGCCTTGGGGCGCCTTGGCGCGGAAAGCGAGCTGAGGACCCTGAGCGCCAGCGGGCAACCGGAGGCCGTACGTGTGGAAGCCTGTCGCAGCCTTGCCGAACTGCTTGACCGAGCCGCCGACGCCACGTAA
- a CDS encoding sulfatase, translating to MRSTPPHSLLSPARASQSPAVRPSALLCFAGLLALGCGNAPPAEQPTANTASAPTEVASAAAPPSAVPSATVTAPPDPPPKPAPDRPLNVLLILVDSMRADMPWAGYDKPIAPNLTELEKHSVSYTRAHSISSYTAKSVGGLLAGKYPSALRRSGFFFTKYSDADTFFPELLQAAGVHTMAGHAHMYMKRGNKMDQGFDDWRVVPGIDFDAQTDNHITSQKMTPMAIEQLGAVKADKPFFMYLHYMDPHDVYNAHKEAPDFGKSARGRYDSEMWYTDFHIGKLLDYCKAQPWWSKTAVIVSADHGEAFGEHHQFRHAFSLWEMLTHVPLFIHLPDREEGRRIDTPRGAIDIAPTVLDLMGVKAPEGEFPGKSLVEEMYGREEPAERPVILDLPADSNNPRVRAMIVGDYKLIVYDNGWRKDLFNLKADPGESKDLAKTEPDKFKEMVERFDAEWGKVKEVKPYGGNKLKDGSTATGPM from the coding sequence ATGCGTTCAACCCCACCACACTCGCTCCTGTCTCCTGCTCGCGCCAGCCAATCTCCGGCCGTACGCCCCAGCGCGCTGCTGTGCTTCGCGGGCCTCTTGGCGCTGGGTTGTGGCAATGCTCCGCCAGCCGAGCAGCCGACCGCCAACACTGCAAGCGCGCCCACCGAGGTGGCGTCCGCGGCTGCTCCTCCGAGCGCTGTACCCAGCGCGACCGTGACCGCGCCGCCAGATCCGCCGCCGAAGCCAGCGCCGGATCGGCCGCTGAATGTGCTCTTGATCCTCGTGGACAGCATGCGGGCCGACATGCCCTGGGCTGGCTACGACAAGCCGATCGCGCCAAACCTCACGGAACTGGAGAAGCACAGCGTCAGCTACACCCGTGCGCACTCCATCTCGAGCTACACCGCGAAGAGCGTTGGCGGGCTGCTAGCTGGGAAGTACCCCTCGGCGCTGCGTCGAAGCGGCTTCTTCTTCACGAAGTACTCCGATGCGGACACCTTCTTTCCGGAGCTCCTGCAGGCGGCAGGCGTGCACACCATGGCGGGCCACGCCCACATGTACATGAAGCGCGGAAACAAGATGGATCAAGGCTTCGATGACTGGCGCGTCGTGCCCGGCATCGACTTCGACGCCCAGACCGACAACCACATCACCAGCCAGAAGATGACGCCGATGGCCATCGAACAGCTGGGAGCCGTCAAGGCGGACAAGCCGTTCTTCATGTACCTGCACTACATGGACCCCCACGACGTCTACAACGCCCATAAGGAGGCTCCCGACTTCGGCAAGTCGGCGCGTGGGCGCTACGACTCCGAGATGTGGTACACGGATTTCCACATCGGTAAGTTGCTCGACTACTGCAAGGCGCAGCCCTGGTGGTCCAAGACCGCCGTAATCGTCAGCGCAGACCATGGTGAAGCCTTTGGCGAGCACCATCAGTTCCGTCATGCATTTTCCCTGTGGGAAATGCTGACGCACGTACCGCTGTTCATTCACCTGCCAGATCGTGAGGAAGGTCGCCGTATCGACACCCCTCGCGGGGCCATCGACATCGCTCCCACGGTGCTCGACCTGATGGGCGTCAAGGCGCCCGAAGGCGAGTTCCCAGGCAAGAGCCTGGTGGAGGAGATGTACGGACGCGAGGAGCCGGCGGAGCGGCCGGTGATCCTGGATCTCCCGGCGGACAGCAACAATCCCCGCGTGCGCGCGATGATCGTCGGAGACTACAAGCTCATCGTCTATGACAACGGCTGGCGTAAGGACTTGTTCAATCTCAAGGCCGATCCCGGTGAGTCCAAAGATCTCGCCAAGACGGAGCCCGACAAGTTCAAGGAAATGGTGGAGCGCTTCGACGCTGAGTGGGGCAAGGTCAAGGAGGTCAAGCCCTATGGCGGTAACAAGCTGAAGGACGGCAGCACCGCAACCGGTCCGATGTGA
- a CDS encoding ABC transporter ATP-binding protein → MIQIRGLYKYYGPSRAIGPLDVEVQAGQVVGLLGENGAGKTTTLRILACDLLPSAGQVMVDGYDVVDHPDEVRARVGYLPDKPPLYPEMTVREFLVFAARLKGVSKGDVQKRVNEAAEQTGIAARLDQVIGTLSHGFQQRVGIAQAIVHRPKFVVLDEPISGLDPRQIVEMRHLIRGLAGDHTVLISSHILSEISQTCDRLLVIRDGTIVADDSEAAIVNRTLGGMRLSLLVSGLEVDALRSLLQDLEAVEIVELGKEGKALRAELRTQSDQRASIARRVVEAGAELLELGRSEHELESVFMRLAEGSAYADGGRSRQGGGVH, encoded by the coding sequence GTGATCCAGATCCGAGGTCTCTATAAATACTACGGCCCAAGCCGCGCCATCGGGCCGCTCGACGTGGAAGTCCAAGCAGGGCAAGTCGTCGGGTTGTTGGGTGAGAACGGCGCTGGCAAGACCACCACGCTGCGCATCCTGGCTTGCGACCTACTGCCCTCTGCCGGCCAGGTCATGGTCGACGGCTATGACGTGGTGGACCACCCCGACGAGGTGCGCGCCCGGGTGGGCTATCTGCCGGACAAACCGCCGCTCTACCCAGAGATGACGGTGCGCGAGTTCCTGGTGTTCGCGGCTCGCTTGAAGGGCGTTTCGAAAGGCGACGTGCAAAAGCGCGTCAACGAGGCGGCCGAGCAAACCGGGATCGCGGCCCGCCTCGACCAGGTGATCGGCACGCTGAGCCACGGCTTTCAGCAACGCGTGGGCATCGCCCAGGCCATCGTGCACAGGCCGAAATTCGTGGTGCTGGATGAACCGATCAGTGGACTCGACCCGCGGCAGATCGTGGAGATGAGGCATCTGATCCGCGGGCTGGCGGGGGATCACACGGTGCTGATCTCAAGTCATATCCTCTCGGAAATCAGTCAGACCTGCGACCGACTGCTCGTGATCCGCGACGGTACGATCGTCGCAGACGACAGCGAGGCAGCAATCGTGAATCGCACGCTCGGAGGGATGCGCCTCAGCCTGCTGGTCTCCGGGTTGGAGGTGGACGCGCTGCGTTCGCTTCTTCAGGACCTTGAGGCCGTGGAAATCGTAGAGCTTGGCAAAGAGGGTAAAGCCTTGCGCGCCGAGCTGCGGACACAGTCGGATCAACGCGCGAGCATCGCCCGCAGGGTGGTCGAAGCCGGGGCGGAGCTCTTGGAGCTCGGCCGCAGCGAGCACGAGTTGGAGAGCGTGTTCATGCGTCTGGCGGAAGGCAGCGCGTACGCCGACGGCGGTCGCAGTCGCCAGGGTGGGGGCGTTCACTGA